A DNA window from Sphaeramia orbicularis chromosome 22, fSphaOr1.1, whole genome shotgun sequence contains the following coding sequences:
- the LOC115413191 gene encoding BTB/POZ domain-containing protein 6-B — MPTADCRLLHHGRIMRCLTYLLLLPETLKKSKKVGKLPGRLPVCYEILTLSLSSKKKQQQQKKKMAAELYPAANANTANLANGTTVADTEKTKEVQVSQASSSSSTATTPTTQQNINNNNVDPPSWQCSHPTLRERNALMFNNELMADVHFIVGPMGGSQKVPAHKYVLAVGSSVFCAMFYGDLAEEESEIHIPDVEPAAFLILLKYMYSDEIDLEADTVLATLYAAKKYIVPALAKACVTFLETSLEAKNACVLLSQSRLFEEPELTQRCWEVIDAQAELALRSEGFCEIDLQTLEIILRRETLNTKEVVVFEAVMNWATAECKRQCLGPTIRNKREVLGKALFLVRIPTMSLEEFANGAAQSDILTLEETHNVFLWYTAAKKPKLDFPLTARKGLAPQRCHRFQSSAYRSNQWRYRGRCDSIQFAVDKRIFIAGLGLYGSSGGKAEYSVKIELKRQGVVLAQNLTKFVSDGSSSTFPVWFEHPVQVEQDAFYTVSAVLDGNELSYFGQEGMTEVQCGKVTFQFQCSSDSTNGTGVQGGQIPELVFYA; from the exons ATGCCAACGGCAGACTGCAGGTTGCTCCATCATGGCCGGATCATGAGGTGTTTGACTTATCTCCTGTTACTCCCCGAAACGCTGAAAAAGTCCAAGAAGGTCGGCAAGCTCCCAGGCAGGCTGCCGGTATGTTATGAGATCCTGACTCTGTCCCTGAGCAGCaaaaagaagcagcagcagcagaagaagaagatggcTGCGGAGTTGTACCCCGCCGCCAACGCCAACACCGCCAACCTGGCCAACGGCACTACGGTAGCGGACACCGAGAAGACTAAGGAGGTGCAGGTGAGCCaggccagcagcagcagcagcacggcGACCACCCCGACCACCCAGCagaacatcaacaacaacaacgtaGACCCACCCAGCTGGCAGTGCAGCCACCCCACACTGAGAGAGAG GAATGCCTTGATGTTTAACAATGAGCTGATGGCTGATGTCCACTTCATTGTTGGCCCCATGGGGGGGTCCCAGAAGGTCCCGGCACACAAG tATGTGCTGGCCGTGGGAAGCTCGGTCTTCTGTGCCATGTTTTACGGCGATCTGGCGGAGGAGGAGTCTGAGATCCATATCCCAGATGTGGAACCTGCTGCTTTTCTAATTCTGCTGAA GTACATGTACAGTGACGAGATCGACCTGGAGGCAGACACGGTGCTGGCCACCCTGTATGCTGCCAAGAAGTACATAGTCCCTGCACTGGCAAAGGCCTGTGTCACCTTCCTGGAAACGAGCCTGGAGGCTAAAAATGCATGCGTGTTGCTTTCACAGAGCCGCCTGTTCGAGGAGCCCGAGCTGACGCAGCGCTGTTGGGAGGTAATTGACGCTCAGGCCGAGCTCGCGCTGCGTTCCGAGGGCTTCTGTGAGATCGACCTGCAGACGCTGGAGATCATCCTGCGGCGGGAGACCCTCAACACCAAAGAGGTGGTGGTGTTTGAGGCAGTTATGAATTGGGCCACAGCAGAGTGTAAGAGACAGTGTTTGGGGCCCACTATCCGCAACAAAAGAGAAGTCTTGGGGAAGGCGCTGTTTCTGGTGCGTATCCCCACCATGAGCCTGGAGGAGTTTGCCAATGGGGCGGCACAGTCTGATATCCTGACACTGGAGGAGACACACAATGTGTTCTTGTGGTACACTGCGGCTAAAAAGCCCAAACTGGACTTCCCTTTGACTGCACGGAAGGGCCTGGCCCCTCAGAGATGCCACCGCTTCCAGTCCTCGGCCTACCGGAGCAACCAGTGGCGTTACCGCGGCCGGTGCGACAGCATTCAGTTCGCAGTGGACAAGAGGATCTTTATCGCTGGTCTGGGTCTGTACGGGTCGAGCGGAGGCAAGGCCGAGTACAGTGTCAAAATTGAACTCAAGAGACAGGGGGTGGTCCTGGCGCAGAACCTCACAAAGTTTGTGTCGGACGGCTCAAGCAGTACGTTTCCAGTGTGGTTCGAGCACCCTGTTCAGGTGGAGCAAGACGCCTTCTACACAGTCAGCGCTGTTCTGGACGGGAACGAACTGAGCTATTTTGGCCAGGAGGGCATGACAGAGGTGCAGTGTGGGAAGGTGACATTTCAATTCCAGTGCTCCTCCGACAGCACCAACGGGACTGGAGTACAGGGAGGACAGATCCCCGAGCTGGTGTTCTACGCATAA